A window of the Malaclemys terrapin pileata isolate rMalTer1 chromosome 6, rMalTer1.hap1, whole genome shotgun sequence genome harbors these coding sequences:
- the CCNB1 gene encoding G2/mitotic-specific cyclin-B1 isoform X1, with protein sequence MALRISRNTRVNAENQVKSNVAAAKRGVAAAKPGLRPRTALGDIGNKVGEQPPKALPKKETKPPSAAVKPLARKATRAAEKVIEPAKEQKPIPEPAKLESPSPSPMETSGCVPAEEVLCQAFSDVLLEVKDVDVDDGADPNLCSEYVKDIYGYLRDLEKQQDVRPKYLAGQEVTGNMRAILIDWLVQVQVKFRLLPETMYMTAAIIDRFLQDNSVPKKMLQLVGVTAMFIASKYEEMYPPEIGDFAFVTDHTYTKFQIKQMERKILQALDFALGRPLPLHFLRRASKIGEVDLEQHTLAKYLMELSLVDYEMVHYPPSQIAAAAFCLALKVLDGGEWTPTLQHYMSYTESALHPVMQHMAKNVILVNRGLTKHMTVKNKYASSKNAKISTLPQLNSTVIQDLAKPVSKVV encoded by the exons ATGGCGCTGCGGATCAGCAGG AATACCAGAGTCAACGCCGAGAACCAAGTGAAGAGCAATGTGGCCGCTGCCAAGCGGGGAGTGGCTGCTGCCAAGCCCGGCCTCAGGCCGAGAACTGCCCTGGGCGACATTGGCAACAAAGTGGGCGAGCAGCCGCCCAAAGCGCTTCCCAAAAAG GAAACGAAGCCCCCCAGCGCTGCGGTGAAGCCCCTCGCCAGGAAAGCCACGAGAGCCGCGGAGAAGGTGATCGAGCCGGCTAAGGAGCAGAAGCCAATCCCTGAGCCTGCTAAG TTGGAGTCTCCATCCCCAAGCCCAATGGAGACCTCTGGATGTGTGCCAGCAGAGGAGGTGCTGTGCCAGGCTTTTTCTGATGTCTTGCTTGAAGTGAAAGATGTAGATGTAGATGATGGTGCTGACCCAAATCTCTGCAGTGAATATGTAAAGGACATCTATGGCTATCTGAGAGACCTTGAG AAGCAACAAGATGTCAGACCAAAATACCTGGCAGGCCAGGAAGTTACTGGAAATATGCGGGCTATCCTAATTGACTGGCTTGTGCAGGTTCAGGTGAAATTCAGACTACTTCCAGAAACTATGTACATGACTGCTGCCATCATTGATCGCTTCCTGCAG GACAACAGTGTGCCCAAGAAGATGTTGCAGCTGGTTGGTGTCACGGCTATGTTTATTGCCAGCAAGTATGAGGAAATGTATCCTCCTGAAATTGGGGACTTTGCCTTTGTAACAGACCACACTTACACCAAGTTCCAGATCAAACAAATGGAAAGGAAGATTCTACAAGCTCTAGACTTTGCCTTGGGCCGCCCTCTACCACTACACTTTCTAAGGAGGGCATCAAAGATTGGAGAG GTGGACCTAGAACAGCACACTCTAGCCAAATACCTGATGGAATTATCCCTGGTGGATTATGAAATGGTACACTACCCTCCATCCCAGATTGCTGCAGCTGCTTTTTGCTTGGCTCTAAAGGTTCTTGATGGTGGAGAGTGG ACACCAACTCTACAACACTACATGTCTTACACTGAGAGTGCTCTTCACCCTGTCATGCAACATATGGCAAAGAATGTGATCCTAGTGAACCGGGGCCTTACAAAGCACATG ACAGTCAAGAACAAATATGCCAGCAGCAAAAATGCTAAGATTAGCACTCTTCCACAGCTAAACTCTACAGTCATACAGGATCTGGCTAAGCCGGTGTCAAAAGTGGtataa
- the CCNB1 gene encoding G2/mitotic-specific cyclin-B1 isoform X2, giving the protein MALRISRNTRVNAENQVKSNVAAAKRGVAAAKPGLRPRTALGDIGNKVGEQPPKALPKKETKPPSAAVKPLARKATRAAEKVIEPAKEQKPIPEPAKLESPSPSPMETSGCVPAEEVLCQAFSDVLLEVKDVDVDDGADPNLCSEYVKDIYGYLRDLEDNSVPKKMLQLVGVTAMFIASKYEEMYPPEIGDFAFVTDHTYTKFQIKQMERKILQALDFALGRPLPLHFLRRASKIGEVDLEQHTLAKYLMELSLVDYEMVHYPPSQIAAAAFCLALKVLDGGEWTPTLQHYMSYTESALHPVMQHMAKNVILVNRGLTKHMTVKNKYASSKNAKISTLPQLNSTVIQDLAKPVSKVV; this is encoded by the exons ATGGCGCTGCGGATCAGCAGG AATACCAGAGTCAACGCCGAGAACCAAGTGAAGAGCAATGTGGCCGCTGCCAAGCGGGGAGTGGCTGCTGCCAAGCCCGGCCTCAGGCCGAGAACTGCCCTGGGCGACATTGGCAACAAAGTGGGCGAGCAGCCGCCCAAAGCGCTTCCCAAAAAG GAAACGAAGCCCCCCAGCGCTGCGGTGAAGCCCCTCGCCAGGAAAGCCACGAGAGCCGCGGAGAAGGTGATCGAGCCGGCTAAGGAGCAGAAGCCAATCCCTGAGCCTGCTAAG TTGGAGTCTCCATCCCCAAGCCCAATGGAGACCTCTGGATGTGTGCCAGCAGAGGAGGTGCTGTGCCAGGCTTTTTCTGATGTCTTGCTTGAAGTGAAAGATGTAGATGTAGATGATGGTGCTGACCCAAATCTCTGCAGTGAATATGTAAAGGACATCTATGGCTATCTGAGAGACCTTGAG GACAACAGTGTGCCCAAGAAGATGTTGCAGCTGGTTGGTGTCACGGCTATGTTTATTGCCAGCAAGTATGAGGAAATGTATCCTCCTGAAATTGGGGACTTTGCCTTTGTAACAGACCACACTTACACCAAGTTCCAGATCAAACAAATGGAAAGGAAGATTCTACAAGCTCTAGACTTTGCCTTGGGCCGCCCTCTACCACTACACTTTCTAAGGAGGGCATCAAAGATTGGAGAG GTGGACCTAGAACAGCACACTCTAGCCAAATACCTGATGGAATTATCCCTGGTGGATTATGAAATGGTACACTACCCTCCATCCCAGATTGCTGCAGCTGCTTTTTGCTTGGCTCTAAAGGTTCTTGATGGTGGAGAGTGG ACACCAACTCTACAACACTACATGTCTTACACTGAGAGTGCTCTTCACCCTGTCATGCAACATATGGCAAAGAATGTGATCCTAGTGAACCGGGGCCTTACAAAGCACATG ACAGTCAAGAACAAATATGCCAGCAGCAAAAATGCTAAGATTAGCACTCTTCCACAGCTAAACTCTACAGTCATACAGGATCTGGCTAAGCCGGTGTCAAAAGTGGtataa